The following proteins are co-located in the uncultured Propionivibrio sp. genome:
- a CDS encoding sugar phosphate isomerase/epimerase family protein, protein MTQECCNTPRWNRDNWPIAAAMINFPGVLPNGSLVQEQSVDQWAETLQQVVDAGFTELDPTDSWLRVADLSPSRLREFQYVVKTLGLTIPAISTTRRSSVIDPDHADEYLAYNHRVIETAAAIGAKAVSFGLFGQFTEEQKKRLWFWTAEGVKNPDDAATYQKAVTRIRELGKHAAEYGIEVSLEMYEDTYIGTADGAVRFVNDVDVPSVGINADIGNLVRLHKPVEHWSAMIDKIVPYAKYWHVKNYMRIEDPDRGIYLSYPTSLALGIINYRIAVQKAIASGFKSAFLCEHYGGDGLTVCGMNREYLRTILPR, encoded by the coding sequence ATGACTCAGGAATGCTGCAACACGCCGCGCTGGAACCGCGACAACTGGCCGATCGCGGCGGCCATGATCAATTTCCCCGGCGTCCTGCCGAACGGATCGCTGGTCCAGGAGCAGTCCGTCGATCAATGGGCCGAGACGCTGCAGCAGGTCGTCGATGCCGGCTTTACCGAGCTCGATCCGACCGACAGCTGGCTGCGTGTCGCCGATCTTTCGCCGTCCCGTTTGCGCGAGTTTCAGTATGTCGTCAAGACGCTCGGGCTGACGATCCCGGCGATTTCGACGACGCGGCGCAGCAGCGTCATCGATCCGGATCACGCCGACGAATATCTTGCCTACAACCACCGCGTCATCGAGACGGCGGCGGCAATCGGCGCCAAGGCTGTCAGTTTCGGATTGTTCGGGCAGTTTACCGAGGAGCAGAAAAAGCGGCTGTGGTTCTGGACGGCCGAAGGCGTCAAGAATCCCGATGATGCCGCGACCTACCAGAAGGCGGTGACGCGCATCCGCGAACTCGGCAAGCATGCCGCCGAATACGGTATCGAGGTCTCGCTCGAGATGTACGAGGATACCTATATCGGCACGGCCGACGGGGCGGTGCGTTTCGTCAATGACGTCGATGTGCCTTCGGTCGGGATCAATGCCGACATCGGCAATCTGGTGCGTCTGCACAAGCCGGTCGAGCACTGGTCGGCGATGATCGACAAGATCGTCCCTTACGCAAAATACTGGCACGTCAAGAACTACATGCGCATCGAGGATCCGGACCGGGGCATCTATTTGTCGTATCCGACCTCGCTGGCGCTCGGCATCATCAACTACCGGATTGCCGTTCAGAAAGCCATCGCCAGCGGCTTCAAGAGCGCCTTCCTGTGCGAGCACTACGGCGGCGACGGTCTGACCGTCTGTGGCATGAACCGCGAATACCTGAGAACGATTTTGCCGCGCTGA
- a CDS encoding TRAP transporter substrate-binding protein → MSFASKGMVGLAAAAVMACFASGALAQNATERNIRLGHGIAAEHPLGQASVKFAEIMDRLSGGKFKIKVFPATQLGSETQMIAAVRGGVQEITIVASAPVATIIKEYMLFDLPFLFQNEKEVDAVLDGKLGQRLLDLAESKNMIGLCYWENGFRQVTNSKRPVASMEDMSGLKLRVMQNPVYIDAFKALGTNAIPMPFTELYSAMESKAIDAQENPVPIIYASKFHEVQKYLSLTNHAYAPYVVLVSKGFWDKLDAKEKDQLKAGCYEGRTYQRNLNRKMTTELVDKLKSEGMTVSVIPPAEAAKMRDKLKPVIERYTQDIGPSVVEQAQKEIAAVRGR, encoded by the coding sequence ATGTCTTTCGCATCAAAGGGAATGGTTGGCCTGGCGGCGGCTGCCGTCATGGCATGCTTCGCCTCGGGCGCCCTGGCGCAGAACGCGACAGAGCGTAATATCCGCCTCGGTCATGGTATTGCCGCCGAACATCCGCTCGGACAGGCCTCGGTGAAATTCGCGGAGATCATGGATCGTCTGAGCGGCGGGAAATTCAAGATCAAGGTCTTTCCGGCGACCCAGCTAGGATCCGAGACACAGATGATCGCGGCGGTCCGTGGCGGCGTCCAGGAGATCACCATCGTCGCGTCGGCGCCGGTCGCGACGATCATCAAGGAATACATGCTGTTCGATTTGCCTTTCCTGTTCCAGAACGAAAAGGAAGTCGATGCGGTGCTCGACGGCAAGCTCGGCCAGCGCCTGCTTGATCTCGCCGAATCGAAGAACATGATCGGCCTGTGCTACTGGGAAAACGGCTTCCGCCAGGTGACCAACAGCAAGCGCCCGGTCGCCAGCATGGAAGACATGTCGGGCCTCAAGCTGCGGGTCATGCAGAACCCGGTGTACATCGATGCCTTCAAGGCGCTCGGTACCAACGCGATTCCGATGCCCTTCACCGAACTCTATTCGGCGATGGAGTCGAAGGCGATCGACGCGCAGGAAAATCCGGTGCCGATCATTTATGCCAGCAAGTTCCATGAGGTGCAGAAGTATCTCAGTCTGACCAACCACGCCTATGCGCCGTATGTCGTGCTGGTCAGCAAGGGCTTCTGGGACAAGCTCGACGCCAAGGAAAAGGACCAGCTGAAGGCCGGATGCTATGAGGGACGCACCTATCAGCGCAACCTCAACCGCAAGATGACGACCGAGCTGGTCGACAAGCTCAAGAGCGAAGGTATGACGGTCAGCGTGATTCCGCCGGCCGAAGCGGCGAAGATGCGCGACAAGCTGAAGCCGGTGATCGAGCGGTACACGCAGGACATCGGTCCGTCGGTTGTCGAGCAGGCGCAGAAGGAAATCGCTGCCGTTCGCGGTCGCTGA
- a CDS encoding TRAP transporter small permease, which yields MLGKLIKLVEWILVGMFGIMAVLVFGNVVLRYGFNSGIVFSEEVSRFFFMWLTLIGALIVMKDHGHLGMSSVVEKFGERGQRICRFLADSLTLICCLLLAHGTWKQMIIGMDDHAPVTGIPMGIVQSALFISSVGMALVLGYGIWRQLTGRMPKEELIPYSGSVGE from the coding sequence ATGCTTGGGAAACTGATAAAGCTGGTCGAATGGATTCTGGTGGGGATGTTCGGCATCATGGCGGTGCTGGTGTTCGGGAACGTGGTGCTGCGGTATGGATTCAATTCGGGGATCGTGTTTTCGGAGGAAGTGTCGCGTTTCTTTTTCATGTGGCTGACGCTGATCGGGGCCTTGATCGTGATGAAGGATCACGGGCATCTGGGGATGAGCAGCGTGGTCGAGAAGTTTGGTGAGCGTGGGCAGCGTATCTGCCGGTTCCTTGCCGATTCGCTGACGCTGATCTGTTGCCTGCTGCTGGCGCACGGGACCTGGAAGCAGATGATCATCGGCATGGACGACCATGCGCCGGTGACCGGCATTCCGATGGGGATCGTCCAGTCGGCATTGTTCATTTCGAGCGTCGGCATGGCGCTGGTGCTCGGTTACGGGATCTGGCGGCAACTGACGGGCCGGATGCCGAAGGAAGAGCTGATTCCGTACAGCGGCAGCGTTGGCGAATAA
- a CDS encoding TRAP transporter large permease subunit — MTIATFLFSLLGAMALGAPIAFSLLICGVALMLQMDNFDTQIIAQNLLEGANNYPLMAVPFFMLTGELMNAGGLSKRIVEVADALIGHVRGGLGYVAIITAAVVASISGSAVADTAAVAALLIPMMRNAGYSVPRSAGLIASAGCIAPVVPPSIPLVVFGVTTQLSITKLFMAGIFPGLMMAVTLAVTWWLVAKKEQPGGPAQRGFELGRFLTALRNGIWALVLPFVIIGGMKAGVFTPTEAAVVAVFYSLFTGLFVYRELDYRRVPHLMLSALKTSCTIMFLVACAMVSAWLITIADIPAQTIELLKPFMGNQMVLMLVITILVIIVGTALDLIPTVLILGPILVPVVKMAGIDPYYFGVLFIMNNAIGLLTPPVGTVLNVVAAVGKEKLDNVIKGVWPFLLAETVLMFLLVFFPKLVTVPAKWLS; from the coding sequence ATGACCATTGCGACTTTTCTCTTCTCCCTGCTGGGCGCGATGGCGCTCGGTGCGCCGATCGCCTTCTCGCTGCTGATCTGCGGCGTTGCGCTGATGCTGCAGATGGACAACTTCGACACGCAGATCATTGCGCAGAATCTGCTCGAAGGCGCCAACAACTATCCGCTGATGGCGGTGCCTTTCTTCATGCTGACCGGCGAGCTGATGAATGCCGGCGGTCTTTCCAAGCGCATTGTCGAAGTGGCCGACGCGCTGATTGGTCACGTGCGCGGCGGTCTCGGTTATGTCGCGATCATCACGGCGGCGGTGGTGGCCAGTATCTCGGGGTCGGCGGTGGCCGATACCGCGGCGGTGGCGGCCCTGCTGATTCCGATGATGCGCAATGCCGGCTACAGTGTGCCGCGTTCGGCCGGTCTGATTGCTTCGGCGGGGTGTATCGCGCCGGTGGTGCCGCCGTCGATTCCGCTGGTTGTCTTTGGCGTGACGACGCAGCTGTCGATCACCAAGCTGTTCATGGCCGGTATTTTCCCGGGGCTGATGATGGCGGTGACGCTGGCGGTGACCTGGTGGCTGGTGGCGAAGAAGGAGCAGCCGGGCGGACCGGCTCAGCGCGGCTTCGAGCTGGGGCGTTTCCTGACGGCCTTGCGCAACGGCATCTGGGCGCTGGTTCTGCCGTTTGTCATCATCGGCGGGATGAAGGCGGGCGTGTTCACGCCGACCGAAGCGGCGGTCGTTGCCGTCTTCTATTCTCTCTTCACCGGTCTTTTCGTCTATCGCGAACTCGATTACCGGAGGGTGCCGCACCTGATGCTGTCGGCGTTGAAGACGTCCTGCACGATCATGTTCCTGGTCGCCTGCGCGATGGTCTCGGCATGGCTGATCACGATCGCGGACATTCCGGCGCAGACGATCGAGCTGCTCAAGCCGTTCATGGGCAACCAGATGGTGCTGATGCTGGTGATCACGATCCTGGTGATCATCGTCGGGACGGCGCTGGACCTGATCCCGACGGTGCTGATCCTCGGTCCGATCCTGGTGCCGGTGGTGAAGATGGCGGGGATCGATCCGTACTACTTCGGCGTGCTGTTCATCATGAACAATGCCATCGGCCTGCTGACGCCGCCGGTCGGGACGGTGCTCAACGTCGTGGCGGCGGTCGGCAAGGAGAAACTCGACAACGTCATCAAGGGCGTCTGGCCTTTTCTGCTCGCCGAGACCGTGCTGATGTTCCTGCTCGTCTTCTTCCCCAAACTCGTCACCGTGCCGGCCAAGTGGCTGTCATAG
- a CDS encoding sulfite exporter TauE/SafE family protein, with protein MFSDFVLIAVAALAAGFVNAIAGGGTFFSFPAFVAAGVPPALASASNNVGLWPGNGMAAFAYRRELWAVRAHLPFLSVVTLAGSTAGAGLLYWIGNDGFARLLPALVVFATALFAYAEQIRAWVLRIAQRQTSGAGPRPGGSLASALGLGIVAVYGGFFGGGVNLMVLASLSLMGYRDIQQTNAIKNYLAVLIIASVFAVFIVQGGIAWGQTLVCAVGAMTGGYVGASVAKKMPVGWLRGMVIFVGIALTVIYTWQYWIKPALA; from the coding sequence ATGTTTTCGGATTTCGTCCTGATCGCGGTGGCGGCGCTGGCCGCCGGTTTCGTTAATGCGATTGCCGGCGGCGGCACCTTTTTCAGTTTTCCGGCCTTCGTCGCCGCCGGTGTTCCGCCGGCGCTGGCGAGCGCGTCGAATAATGTCGGCTTGTGGCCGGGCAACGGTATGGCGGCCTTCGCCTATCGTCGCGAACTCTGGGCGGTGCGTGCGCACCTGCCGTTCCTGTCGGTCGTGACCCTGGCGGGCAGCACGGCCGGTGCCGGTCTCCTGTACTGGATCGGTAATGACGGTTTCGCCCGATTGTTGCCAGCGCTTGTCGTCTTCGCGACGGCGCTGTTCGCTTATGCCGAACAAATCCGGGCCTGGGTGCTGCGTATCGCGCAACGCCAGACGTCGGGTGCCGGGCCGCGTCCCGGTGGGTCGCTTGCCTCGGCGCTGGGGCTGGGCATCGTCGCTGTCTATGGCGGTTTCTTCGGCGGCGGCGTCAACCTGATGGTGCTCGCCAGCCTCAGTCTGATGGGCTACCGCGATATCCAACAGACGAATGCCATCAAGAATTATCTTGCCGTGCTGATTATCGCCAGTGTCTTCGCCGTCTTTATCGTTCAGGGCGGTATCGCCTGGGGGCAGACGCTCGTCTGCGCCGTCGGCGCAATGACGGGCGGATATGTCGGTGCCAGCGTTGCCAAGAAAATGCCGGTGGGCTGGTTGCGCGGCATGGTGATTTTCGTCGGTATCGCGCTGACCGTGATCTACACCTGGCAGTACTGGATCAAGCCAGCGCTGGCTTGA
- a CDS encoding nicotinate phosphoribosyltransferase produces the protein MNDQSVLLTDFYQLTMLQAYDDHSMNDTAVFEFFVRRLPDNRNFLLAAGLAQVLDYLETVHFTPEELDWLAKSGRFTPEFVTTLRDFRFSGEVWAMPEGTPFFANEPILRVVAPLREAQLVETRIINLLQFQILIATKAARTRLVAPEALLVDFGLRRAHGAEAGMLSARTSYLAGFNGTANVLAGMQWDIPLFGTMAHSFIQAHEDESEAFENFSLSHPRATTLLIDTYDIDAAARAIIPLAGRLAARNIRLQAVRIDSGDLGQNAARVRAILNDGGLKDVHIFASGNLDEYAVRRLRADRAPIDGFGIGTRMNTSDDCPYLECAYKLQEYAGAARRKRSEGKASWPGRKQVYRRYDGDGRMCGDTLTLEGDAPAGTPLLECVMRDGRRTAAQATLAQLRDDAQTQLARLPESCRSLDTTTPYPVDIAPALKTLANSVDQRLPG, from the coding sequence ATGAACGACCAAAGCGTCCTCCTCACCGACTTCTATCAACTGACCATGCTGCAGGCCTACGATGACCACAGCATGAACGACACCGCCGTCTTCGAGTTCTTCGTCCGCCGCCTGCCCGACAATCGCAATTTCCTGCTCGCCGCCGGCCTCGCACAGGTACTCGATTATCTTGAGACCGTGCATTTCACGCCTGAAGAACTGGACTGGCTGGCGAAGAGCGGCCGATTCACGCCTGAATTCGTCACCACGCTCCGCGACTTCCGCTTTTCCGGCGAAGTCTGGGCGATGCCGGAAGGCACGCCGTTTTTCGCCAACGAACCGATCCTGCGCGTCGTCGCGCCACTGCGCGAGGCCCAACTCGTTGAAACGCGCATCATCAACCTGCTGCAATTCCAGATACTGATCGCCACCAAGGCCGCGCGCACACGACTGGTCGCACCCGAGGCCCTGCTCGTCGACTTCGGCCTCCGCCGGGCCCACGGCGCCGAAGCCGGCATGCTCTCGGCGCGCACCAGCTATCTGGCCGGCTTCAACGGCACCGCCAACGTCCTCGCCGGCATGCAGTGGGACATTCCGCTCTTCGGCACGATGGCGCATTCGTTCATTCAGGCGCACGAAGACGAAAGCGAGGCCTTCGAGAACTTCTCGCTCTCGCATCCGCGCGCCACGACACTGCTGATCGACACCTATGACATCGACGCCGCCGCCCGCGCCATCATCCCGCTGGCAGGCCGCCTCGCCGCACGCAACATCCGCCTGCAGGCGGTACGCATCGACAGTGGCGACCTCGGCCAGAACGCCGCGCGTGTGCGCGCCATTCTCAATGACGGCGGTCTCAAGGACGTGCATATCTTCGCCAGCGGCAACCTCGACGAATACGCCGTGCGCCGCCTGCGCGCCGACCGCGCACCGATCGACGGCTTCGGCATCGGCACACGCATGAACACCTCGGACGACTGCCCCTACCTCGAATGCGCGTACAAGCTGCAGGAATACGCCGGCGCAGCGCGGCGCAAGCGCTCCGAAGGCAAGGCCAGCTGGCCGGGACGCAAACAGGTCTATCGCCGCTACGACGGCGATGGACGCATGTGCGGCGATACGCTGACCCTCGAGGGCGACGCCCCGGCCGGTACGCCGCTGCTCGAATGCGTCATGCGCGACGGTCGGCGGACGGCAGCGCAGGCAACGCTGGCGCAACTGCGCGACGACGCCCAAACGCAACTCGCGCGCCTGCCGGAAAGCTGCCGCAGCCTCGACACAACAACGCCCTACCCCGTCGATATCGCGCCGGCGCTGAAAACGCTCGCCAACAGTGTCGACCAACGCCTGCCGGGCTGA
- a CDS encoding isochorismatase family protein, which yields MTTRLQSGDALLIVDVQNDFLPGGQLAVTDGDAVIAPLNRWIERFQAAGLPIFATRDWHPAAHCSFIPQGGPWPNHCIADTDGARFAAALRVPENASIISKATTAAVDAYSGFGGTDLSDRLQQTGSRRLFIGGLATDYCVLNTVLDACRLGYDVVLLSEAIRAVNVQAGDGAHAIAEMQAAGATLLEETPE from the coding sequence ATGACGACCCGACTTCAATCCGGCGATGCGCTGTTGATCGTCGACGTACAGAATGACTTTCTTCCCGGCGGCCAGCTCGCCGTGACCGACGGCGACGCCGTCATTGCGCCGCTCAATCGCTGGATCGAACGATTTCAGGCCGCGGGCCTGCCGATCTTCGCCACCCGCGACTGGCATCCGGCCGCGCACTGCTCGTTCATCCCTCAAGGCGGGCCGTGGCCGAACCACTGCATCGCCGACACCGACGGTGCCCGCTTCGCTGCGGCGCTGCGCGTGCCGGAAAATGCAAGCATCATCAGCAAGGCGACGACCGCTGCCGTCGATGCCTACTCCGGTTTCGGCGGCACAGACCTTTCCGATCGACTCCAACAGACCGGCAGCAGACGCCTCTTCATCGGCGGGCTGGCCACCGACTATTGCGTGCTCAACACGGTCCTCGATGCCTGCCGTCTCGGTTACGACGTCGTCCTGCTGAGCGAAGCGATCCGGGCGGTCAATGTACAAGCCGGCGACGGCGCGCACGCGATCGCCGAAATGCAGGCCGCCGGCGCTACGCTGCTTGAGGAAACTCCAGAATGA
- a CDS encoding inositol monophosphatase family protein, whose product MHPALNIMVKAARRASQIINRASQDLEHLRVTVKRQNDFVTEVDKAAEAAIIEVLREAYPEYGILAEESGETLGSGAGCDYQWIIDPIDGTTNFIHGFPQYSVSIGLAYKGQMNQALVYDTLRNEMFTASKGGGAFLNERRIRVSKCVKLEDALIGTGFPFRVFDHIDTYLKLFKEFTEKSAGVRRAGSAALDLAYVACGRLDGFWEFGLAPWDMAAGNLLISEAGGLVGDLTGGEDYMKTGNLIAGTPKAFSQIVQIVDGYRSGTLSA is encoded by the coding sequence ATGCATCCAGCACTCAACATCATGGTTAAGGCCGCGCGTCGCGCCAGCCAGATCATCAACCGCGCCTCGCAGGATCTCGAACATCTGCGCGTCACCGTCAAGCGCCAGAACGACTTCGTCACCGAGGTCGACAAAGCCGCCGAAGCCGCCATCATCGAAGTGCTGCGCGAGGCGTATCCGGAGTACGGGATTCTAGCAGAAGAGTCCGGCGAGACCCTTGGCAGCGGCGCCGGCTGCGACTATCAGTGGATCATCGACCCGATCGACGGCACCACCAATTTCATCCACGGCTTCCCGCAATACTCGGTGTCGATCGGCCTCGCCTACAAAGGCCAGATGAACCAGGCGCTGGTCTATGACACGCTGCGCAACGAAATGTTTACCGCCAGCAAGGGCGGCGGCGCCTTCCTCAACGAGCGCCGCATTCGCGTCTCGAAGTGCGTGAAGCTCGAAGACGCGCTGATCGGCACCGGCTTCCCCTTCCGTGTTTTCGATCACATCGACACCTACCTCAAGCTTTTCAAGGAATTCACCGAGAAGAGCGCCGGTGTGCGCCGTGCCGGATCGGCCGCGCTCGACCTCGCCTATGTCGCCTGCGGCCGCCTCGACGGCTTCTGGGAATTCGGCCTGGCACCGTGGGACATGGCTGCCGGCAACCTGCTGATCAGCGAAGCCGGCGGACTCGTCGGCGACCTGACCGGCGGCGAGGACTACATGAAAACGGGCAACCTGATCGCCGGCACGCCCAAGGCGTTCTCGCAGATCGTGCAGATCGTCGACGGCTACCGCTCAGGCACCCTGTCGGCCTGA
- a CDS encoding RNA methyltransferase produces the protein MNQVSASSLAASVGALDRVRVVLCRPSHPGNIGAAARAMKTMGLSRLVLVDPARFPDDEAIARAAGAEDVLVHCQVCATLDEALTGTVMAIAMSARHRNLGPAPLQAREGAAVAVDRAKEGEVALVFGNETRGLANEDVMRCQHTVFIPANPDYTSLNLGAAVQVLCYELRMAAFAERPPVVTRTVPFESPPASFDDVERFYAHLESVMVDTGFHNPSQPKRLMPKIRRLFGRAALERDEINILRGILDAVQKRLR, from the coding sequence ATGAATCAAGTTTCTGCGTCTTCCCTGGCCGCATCCGTCGGCGCTCTTGACCGTGTGCGCGTGGTGCTCTGTCGCCCGAGTCATCCCGGCAATATTGGCGCGGCGGCGCGGGCGATGAAGACAATGGGATTGTCGCGTCTCGTGCTCGTCGATCCCGCCCGTTTCCCCGATGACGAAGCCATTGCCCGTGCGGCGGGGGCGGAGGATGTGCTGGTCCATTGTCAGGTCTGCGCGACGCTCGACGAGGCGCTGACGGGTACGGTGATGGCGATCGCGATGTCGGCCCGGCACCGCAACCTCGGTCCGGCGCCGTTGCAGGCGAGGGAAGGGGCGGCTGTCGCCGTCGACCGGGCGAAAGAAGGCGAGGTGGCGCTCGTCTTCGGCAACGAAACGCGCGGACTCGCCAACGAGGATGTCATGCGCTGTCAGCATACGGTGTTCATTCCCGCCAATCCGGACTACACCTCGCTCAATCTCGGCGCCGCCGTGCAGGTGCTCTGTTATGAATTGCGCATGGCCGCTTTTGCCGAGCGTCCGCCGGTGGTGACGCGGACGGTGCCTTTCGAGTCGCCGCCGGCAAGTTTCGACGACGTCGAACGCTTTTATGCGCATCTTGAGTCGGTGATGGTCGATACCGGTTTTCATAATCCCTCGCAACCGAAGCGGCTGATGCCGAAGATCCGCCGCCTGTTTGGCCGGGCCGCGCTCGAACGCGACGAGATCAATATCCTGCGCGGAATTCTCGACGCCGTTCAGAAACGCCTGCGTTGA